The proteins below come from a single Nitrosospira sp. Is2 genomic window:
- the atpG gene encoding F0F1 ATP synthase subunit gamma, translating to MAGSREVRNKIKSVKNTQKITRAMEMVAASKMRKAQDRMKKARPYGDKIRNVAAHMSRAYTEYRHPFLIARDTVKRIGIVVVTSDKGLCGGLNTNVLRMAVSKMKAWEAEGEQIEACCIGNKGFGFMNRFGANVISHVIGLGDTPDLEKLIGAVKVILDGYTQDRFDRVYIFYTRFINTMKQEPVMEQLLPLSDERLKTSDGPTGQRGLWDYIYEPEAKPVIDDIMVRYVEALIYQALTENMASEQSARMVAMKAASDNAGNVINELTLIYNKSRQAAITKELSEIVGGAAAV from the coding sequence ATGGCCGGCAGCAGGGAAGTACGGAACAAGATCAAAAGCGTAAAAAATACGCAAAAGATCACGCGCGCCATGGAAATGGTGGCGGCATCGAAAATGCGCAAAGCGCAGGATCGCATGAAAAAAGCGCGTCCCTATGGCGACAAGATCCGCAATGTGGCTGCACACATGAGCCGGGCCTACACTGAGTACCGCCATCCGTTTCTGATCGCCCGCGATACAGTGAAACGGATCGGCATTGTCGTTGTTACATCGGACAAGGGTCTCTGTGGCGGGCTTAACACAAATGTGCTGCGCATGGCCGTCAGTAAAATGAAGGCGTGGGAAGCAGAGGGCGAGCAGATCGAAGCGTGTTGCATTGGAAACAAGGGCTTCGGTTTCATGAATCGCTTTGGCGCCAATGTCATTTCGCACGTGATAGGCCTGGGTGATACGCCCGACCTTGAGAAACTGATAGGAGCGGTGAAAGTCATACTGGATGGTTACACTCAGGACCGGTTCGATCGCGTGTACATATTCTATACCCGCTTTATCAACACGATGAAGCAGGAGCCCGTGATGGAGCAGTTGCTCCCGCTCTCCGACGAGCGGCTGAAAACGAGTGACGGCCCGACCGGCCAGCGCGGCCTGTGGGATTACATTTACGAGCCTGAAGCAAAGCCGGTGATAGACGACATCATGGTGCGGTATGTGGAGGCGCTTATATACCAGGCCCTGACTGAAAATATGGCGTCGGAACAATCGGCGCGAATGGTGGCGATGAAGGCCGCCTCGGATAATGCCGGAAACGTCATCAATGAATTGACGCTTATTTACAACAAATCCCGCCAGGCTGCCATTACCAAGGAATTGTCTGAGATCGTAGGCGGCGCGGCAGCGGTTTAA
- the atpA gene encoding F0F1 ATP synthase subunit alpha codes for MHLNPSEISELIKSRIAGLETTAEVRTQGTIVSVTDGIVRVHGLSDVMQGEMLEFPGNTFGLALNLERDSVGAVILGEYEHITEGDTVKCTGRILEVPVGEELIGRVVNALGQPIDGKGPINTSRSEPIEKIAPGVIWRQSVNQPVQTGLKSIDSMVPVGRGQRELIIGDRQTGKTAVAIDAIINQKGENMTCIYVAIGQKASSINNVVRKLEEHGAMEYTIVVAATASESAAMQFIAPYSGCTMGEYFRDSGRDALIIYDDLTKQAWAYRQISLLLRRPPGREAYPGDVFYLHSRLLERAARVSAAYVEKATNGEVKGKTGSLTALPIIETQAGDVTAFVPTNVISITDGQIFLETDLFNAGIRPAINAGVSVSRVGGAAQTKVIKKLGGGVRLALAQYRELAAFAQFASDLDEATRRQLERGKMVTELMKQPQYATLSVSEMAITLFAVNKGYLDDVEVKRALAFESALKGYIRSKYPAIIDKIETTKDLDAATEKELDAAIQDFKKNGTY; via the coding sequence ATGCATTTAAATCCATCCGAAATCAGTGAACTGATTAAAAGCAGAATCGCGGGGCTTGAGACCACCGCTGAAGTCCGCACCCAGGGAACCATCGTGTCGGTCACCGACGGTATCGTTCGGGTTCATGGTCTTTCCGACGTGATGCAGGGCGAGATGCTTGAGTTTCCCGGCAATACATTCGGCCTGGCGCTTAACCTTGAGCGTGATTCCGTCGGCGCGGTTATTCTAGGGGAATATGAGCACATCACCGAGGGTGATACCGTCAAGTGCACGGGGCGCATTCTAGAAGTGCCGGTGGGTGAGGAATTGATAGGCCGCGTGGTAAACGCCCTGGGGCAGCCGATCGACGGCAAGGGCCCGATAAATACCTCGCGGTCTGAACCCATCGAAAAAATTGCGCCGGGTGTGATCTGGCGTCAATCGGTGAACCAGCCGGTGCAGACCGGCTTGAAATCCATTGATTCCATGGTTCCAGTCGGGCGGGGGCAGCGTGAACTGATTATTGGTGACCGTCAGACCGGCAAAACGGCCGTGGCGATAGACGCGATCATCAACCAGAAGGGCGAGAACATGACGTGCATCTACGTTGCGATCGGACAGAAGGCGTCGTCCATCAACAATGTGGTGCGCAAGCTCGAAGAGCACGGGGCGATGGAATATACGATCGTCGTGGCTGCCACCGCCTCTGAATCGGCGGCCATGCAATTTATTGCGCCTTATTCCGGCTGTACCATGGGAGAGTACTTTCGCGATTCCGGCCGCGACGCCCTCATCATTTATGATGACCTGACCAAGCAGGCGTGGGCCTATCGCCAGATTTCGCTGTTGCTGCGCCGTCCGCCCGGACGGGAAGCATATCCGGGCGACGTATTCTATCTTCATTCGCGTCTACTGGAACGCGCCGCACGGGTTAGCGCCGCTTATGTGGAGAAAGCGACAAATGGAGAAGTAAAGGGCAAGACGGGTTCGCTTACGGCTCTACCGATAATTGAAACACAAGCTGGCGACGTTACCGCGTTCGTGCCCACCAATGTCATTTCCATTACCGATGGCCAGATTTTTCTGGAAACCGACTTGTTCAACGCCGGCATTCGCCCCGCCATCAACGCCGGTGTTTCGGTATCACGTGTGGGCGGCGCAGCACAGACAAAGGTTATCAAGAAGCTGGGCGGCGGTGTTCGTCTCGCGTTAGCTCAATATCGCGAACTCGCGGCGTTCGCGCAGTTTGCCTCTGATCTCGACGAAGCGACCCGCAGGCAGCTGGAACGCGGCAAGATGGTGACGGAATTGATGAAACAGCCGCAATATGCCACTTTGAGCGTTTCTGAAATGGCGATCACGCTGTTTGCTGTCAACAAGGGGTATCTGGACGATGTGGAAGTAAAGCGCGCGCTGGCATTCGAGTCCGCGCTCAAAGGCTACATTCGCAGTAAGTACCCCGCGATCATCGATAAGATCGAAACCACGAAGGATCTCGACGCGGCGACGGAAAAGGAACTTGACGCCGCGATACAGGACTTCAAAAAGAACGGAACGTACTAA
- a CDS encoding F0F1 ATP synthase subunit delta, with amino-acid sequence MAETRTIARPYAEAVFRLGKAKDELAAWSDMLQLTSAIVADERIRTLIGNPKVPPRRLGELLLGICGDRLNDEGRNFILLLAENGRVEILPEVSEMFEQLKTQHEGVLGAQILSAFPMNDAQLGDLVAHLEKKFKRKIEAKVSVDPELIGGVKVEIGDEVLDASVRGKLEAMAVALKS; translated from the coding sequence ATGGCTGAAACTCGCACGATCGCCCGGCCCTATGCCGAAGCTGTTTTTAGACTGGGGAAGGCCAAGGATGAGCTTGCCGCTTGGTCGGATATGCTGCAACTCACTTCTGCAATAGTCGCGGATGAGCGAATTCGCACGCTTATCGGTAATCCGAAGGTACCACCCAGACGGTTGGGCGAGCTGCTCCTCGGCATTTGCGGGGACAGGCTCAACGATGAAGGGCGCAATTTCATTTTACTGCTGGCTGAAAACGGGCGGGTCGAAATCTTGCCCGAAGTAAGCGAAATGTTCGAGCAGCTGAAGACACAGCACGAAGGCGTGCTGGGCGCCCAAATCCTTTCTGCGTTTCCCATGAACGATGCCCAGTTGGGTGATCTCGTGGCTCATCTCGAAAAAAAATTCAAGCGCAAAATAGAGGCCAAGGTTAGCGTCGACCCCGAACTGATAGGCGGGGTAAAAGTTGAAATCGGGGACGAAGTGCTCGATGCCTCCGTGCGGGGCAAACTGGAAGCCATGGCTGTTGCACTAAAAAGCTAG